Proteins from a genomic interval of Phyllopteryx taeniolatus isolate TA_2022b chromosome 3, UOR_Ptae_1.2, whole genome shotgun sequence:
- the zgc:113436 gene encoding gypsy retrotransposon integrase-like protein 1 isoform X3 has translation MLSVDSLQVAEEEVIDSSSNKLGDIYTFVAEGCFPQTMNPLRKKNLKRYAQKFIIDDGKLYYVGPKKEEKREVVIEADRKRQIFLDCHFNDIGHHLGQKKTVHRIQSKYYWLGIIKDVVDWIKVCETCQHAERNKNLARTVRPIKVDAPWDIVGIDIIGPFPETQQCNTHAAVLIDYFSKWPEAFPVQKTDAVSVARCISKCMSRFGAPKTVVCTQSADFCDECVVDSFWQVTNLLSNRWGIVQKVSPLAQPQLNPLHDCTSPLLKEAIRQMVTEKQADWDDFLDPLLFLFRTSINPTTKFTPYSLMFNRKANTINQVIANMKAAYKQEKSVKRKAHSNPSMTLKTSEPLFCAGDPHSSKKLKEEGLYLSFPVETVLTTEQSSSEVIKTELTYHFAESDVH, from the exons atgttgagcgTGGACTCTTTGCAAGTAGCAGAAGAGGAAGTGATCGACTCCAGCTCGAATAAACTCGGTGACATTTACACTTTTGTGGCCGAGGGATGCTTCCCGCAGACGATGAATCCCTTAAGGAAGAAGAACCTCAAAAGATACGCACAGAAATTCATCATCGACG ACGGCAAGCTCTATTATGTGGGgccaaagaaagaagaaaagagagaGGTGGTCATTgaggctgacaggaagaggcaGATTTTTCTCGACTGCCACTTTAATGACATCGGACATCATTTGGGTCAGAAGAAGACTGTCCATAGAATTCAAAGCAAGTACTACTGGCTGGGCATCATCAAGGATGTGGTGGACTGG ATTAAAGTATGTGAGACATGTCAGCATGCAGAGAGGAATAAAAATCTGGCGAGGACAGTCCGACCTATCAAAGTTGATGCACCATGGGATATAGTTGGAATTGACATCATAG GGCCTTTCCCAGAGACCCAGCAATGCAACACACATGCTGCAGTTCTTATTGATTACTTTAGTAAATGGCCCGAGGCGTTTCCAGTGCAAAAGACGGATGCTGTCTCTGTAGCGAGATGTATTTCCAAATGCATGTCCAG GTTTGGTGCCCCTAAAACAGTTGTGTGCACACAGAGCGCAGACTTCTGTGATGAG TGTGTTGTGGATTCTTTTTGGCAGGTTACAAATCTGCTGAGCAACAGATGGGGCATCGTGCAGAAAGTCTCTCCTCTGGCCCAACCCCAGCTTAACCCGTTACACGACTGCACCAGTCCGTTGCTGAAAGAGGCCATTAGGCAGATGGTGACGGAAAAGCAGGCAGACTGGGATGACTTCCTGGACCCTCTGCTGTTTCTCTTTAGAACATCCATAAACCCCACAACTAAGTTCACTCCTTATTCTCTCATGTTTAACCGGAAAGCTAACACTATAAACCAG GTGATAGCCAACATGAAAGCAGCCTATAAACAGGAGAAGAGTGTAAAAAGAAAGGCACACAGCAACCCCTCAATGACTTTGAAAACATCTGAGCCACTGTTTTGTGCTGGAGATCCCCATTCCTCGAAAAAACTGAAAGAAGAGGGTTTATATTTGTCTTTCCCTGTGGAGACGGTGCTGACTACAGAGCAAAGCAGCTCTGAAGTTATAAAAACTGAATTGACCTATCACTTTGCTGAATCTGATGTACATTGA
- the zgc:113436 gene encoding gypsy retrotransposon integrase-like protein 1 isoform X1, with the protein MLSVDSLQVAEEEVIDSSSNKLGDIYTFVAEGCFPQTMNPLRKKNLKRYAQKFIIDDGKLYYVGPKKEEKREVVIEADRKRQIFLDCHFNDIGHHLGQKKTVHRIQSKYYWLGIIKDVVDWIKVCETCQHAERNKNLARTVRPIKVDAPWDIVGIDIIGPFPETQQCNTHAAVLIDYFSKWPEAFPVQKTDAVSVARCISKCMSRFGAPKTVVCTQSADFCDECVVDSFWQVTNLLSNRWGIVQKVSPLAQPQLNPLHDCTSPLLKEAIRQMVTEKQADWDDFLDPLLFLFRTSINPTTKFTPYSLMFNRKANTINQATFGPLGYDDEQDVYSVKEKASTYMTIMQEQQNTVKQLVIANMKAAYKQEKSVKRKAHSNPSMTLKTSEPLFCAGDPHSSKKLKEEGLYLSFPVETVLTTEQSSSEVIKTELTYHFAESDVH; encoded by the exons atgttgagcgTGGACTCTTTGCAAGTAGCAGAAGAGGAAGTGATCGACTCCAGCTCGAATAAACTCGGTGACATTTACACTTTTGTGGCCGAGGGATGCTTCCCGCAGACGATGAATCCCTTAAGGAAGAAGAACCTCAAAAGATACGCACAGAAATTCATCATCGACG ACGGCAAGCTCTATTATGTGGGgccaaagaaagaagaaaagagagaGGTGGTCATTgaggctgacaggaagaggcaGATTTTTCTCGACTGCCACTTTAATGACATCGGACATCATTTGGGTCAGAAGAAGACTGTCCATAGAATTCAAAGCAAGTACTACTGGCTGGGCATCATCAAGGATGTGGTGGACTGG ATTAAAGTATGTGAGACATGTCAGCATGCAGAGAGGAATAAAAATCTGGCGAGGACAGTCCGACCTATCAAAGTTGATGCACCATGGGATATAGTTGGAATTGACATCATAG GGCCTTTCCCAGAGACCCAGCAATGCAACACACATGCTGCAGTTCTTATTGATTACTTTAGTAAATGGCCCGAGGCGTTTCCAGTGCAAAAGACGGATGCTGTCTCTGTAGCGAGATGTATTTCCAAATGCATGTCCAG GTTTGGTGCCCCTAAAACAGTTGTGTGCACACAGAGCGCAGACTTCTGTGATGAG TGTGTTGTGGATTCTTTTTGGCAGGTTACAAATCTGCTGAGCAACAGATGGGGCATCGTGCAGAAAGTCTCTCCTCTGGCCCAACCCCAGCTTAACCCGTTACACGACTGCACCAGTCCGTTGCTGAAAGAGGCCATTAGGCAGATGGTGACGGAAAAGCAGGCAGACTGGGATGACTTCCTGGACCCTCTGCTGTTTCTCTTTAGAACATCCATAAACCCCACAACTAAGTTCACTCCTTATTCTCTCATGTTTAACCGGAAAGCTAACACTATAAACCAG GCTACATTTGGTCCACTTGGATATGATGATGAGCAGGATGTGTATTCTGTCAAAGAGAAGGCTTCTACATACATGACTATAATGCAGGAACAGCAGAACACTGTTAAGCAACTG GTGATAGCCAACATGAAAGCAGCCTATAAACAGGAGAAGAGTGTAAAAAGAAAGGCACACAGCAACCCCTCAATGACTTTGAAAACATCTGAGCCACTGTTTTGTGCTGGAGATCCCCATTCCTCGAAAAAACTGAAAGAAGAGGGTTTATATTTGTCTTTCCCTGTGGAGACGGTGCTGACTACAGAGCAAAGCAGCTCTGAAGTTATAAAAACTGAATTGACCTATCACTTTGCTGAATCTGATGTACATTGA
- the zgc:113436 gene encoding gypsy retrotransposon integrase-like protein 1 isoform X2, which translates to MLSVDSLQVAEEEVIDSSSNKLGDIYTFVAEGCFPQTMNPLRKKNLKRYAQKFIIDDGKLYYVGPKKEEKREVVIEADRKRQIFLDCHFNDIGHHLGQKKTVHRIQSKYYWLGIIKDVVDWIKVCETCQHAERNKNLARTVRPIKVDAPWDIVGIDIIGPFPETQQCNTHAAVLIDYFSKWPEAFPVQKTDAVSVARCISKCMSRFGAPKTVVCTQSADFCDEVTNLLSNRWGIVQKVSPLAQPQLNPLHDCTSPLLKEAIRQMVTEKQADWDDFLDPLLFLFRTSINPTTKFTPYSLMFNRKANTINQATFGPLGYDDEQDVYSVKEKASTYMTIMQEQQNTVKQLVIANMKAAYKQEKSVKRKAHSNPSMTLKTSEPLFCAGDPHSSKKLKEEGLYLSFPVETVLTTEQSSSEVIKTELTYHFAESDVH; encoded by the exons atgttgagcgTGGACTCTTTGCAAGTAGCAGAAGAGGAAGTGATCGACTCCAGCTCGAATAAACTCGGTGACATTTACACTTTTGTGGCCGAGGGATGCTTCCCGCAGACGATGAATCCCTTAAGGAAGAAGAACCTCAAAAGATACGCACAGAAATTCATCATCGACG ACGGCAAGCTCTATTATGTGGGgccaaagaaagaagaaaagagagaGGTGGTCATTgaggctgacaggaagaggcaGATTTTTCTCGACTGCCACTTTAATGACATCGGACATCATTTGGGTCAGAAGAAGACTGTCCATAGAATTCAAAGCAAGTACTACTGGCTGGGCATCATCAAGGATGTGGTGGACTGG ATTAAAGTATGTGAGACATGTCAGCATGCAGAGAGGAATAAAAATCTGGCGAGGACAGTCCGACCTATCAAAGTTGATGCACCATGGGATATAGTTGGAATTGACATCATAG GGCCTTTCCCAGAGACCCAGCAATGCAACACACATGCTGCAGTTCTTATTGATTACTTTAGTAAATGGCCCGAGGCGTTTCCAGTGCAAAAGACGGATGCTGTCTCTGTAGCGAGATGTATTTCCAAATGCATGTCCAG GTTTGGTGCCCCTAAAACAGTTGTGTGCACACAGAGCGCAGACTTCTGTGATGAG GTTACAAATCTGCTGAGCAACAGATGGGGCATCGTGCAGAAAGTCTCTCCTCTGGCCCAACCCCAGCTTAACCCGTTACACGACTGCACCAGTCCGTTGCTGAAAGAGGCCATTAGGCAGATGGTGACGGAAAAGCAGGCAGACTGGGATGACTTCCTGGACCCTCTGCTGTTTCTCTTTAGAACATCCATAAACCCCACAACTAAGTTCACTCCTTATTCTCTCATGTTTAACCGGAAAGCTAACACTATAAACCAG GCTACATTTGGTCCACTTGGATATGATGATGAGCAGGATGTGTATTCTGTCAAAGAGAAGGCTTCTACATACATGACTATAATGCAGGAACAGCAGAACACTGTTAAGCAACTG GTGATAGCCAACATGAAAGCAGCCTATAAACAGGAGAAGAGTGTAAAAAGAAAGGCACACAGCAACCCCTCAATGACTTTGAAAACATCTGAGCCACTGTTTTGTGCTGGAGATCCCCATTCCTCGAAAAAACTGAAAGAAGAGGGTTTATATTTGTCTTTCCCTGTGGAGACGGTGCTGACTACAGAGCAAAGCAGCTCTGAAGTTATAAAAACTGAATTGACCTATCACTTTGCTGAATCTGATGTACATTGA